One genomic window of Leishmania major strain Friedlin complete genome, chromosome 15 includes the following:
- the ABCG4 gene encoding putative ATP-binding cassette protein subfamily G,member 4 has translation MGGQVDQTHKPSVGTPTVLAGILPTAWVTPPQAKSNAEDAKVPALSRAVNFTWENLTYQVPVEDKDGNVIYKTLLFNLSGCAKGGRVLAIMGPSGAGKTTLMGAITGKLFNATARQEGCCFMNNNIYQQRYKRLVSYVCQDDIVMGKDTPREAIYFSARLRLGLDSETARRRVADVLQRLSLTKCQDTILGIPGILKGVSGGERKRANIGTELVTNPFVVLLDEPTTGLDSVNAVRVGQLLQDLAKNDMRTVIATVHSPSSELFDLFDDLLLLAKGHVIYHGPTADSIEYFASLGYDVPPRTNPTEYFMNLLQLPEEILSQLWLAWEDYVMSDAANDNPCLTPVTGVITLTDDYLEEQLELKGANFCLQFSELFKRSWRMYLRDPGNFYGRSVQTLFFAIFIGLFFFNLQLNQQGVQDRLGALYITLMNNLFGAAMNGIAAFPPERAVFLQEQANDAYNAYTYFLAKNMAELPWQILFPTVFDLIAYFMIHFHRSAGAFFVHWFILVLLANLGYSFGLMFATFFKQSQAAFAMVPLILLPLFIVAGLFANTDRLYPYWVWLNYISFPRHAYLGVFTNEFERLTVICDPVTPLCTFPDGQAVIEYMGFQGWHYWQTFVALILYQIGLRFIGATSLYYQGRQRRGKLQFVKNLRNRFASPRAIASARSNDELSDVQSTLVGSIATPSNAYSTGVPSPVNNPENHQPIWDGESERATLALPDTPVTYVESPVDVKDMKPRKYRS, from the coding sequence AGTCAAATGCAGAGGACGCGAAGGTACCCGCGCTCAGCCGCGCCGTGAACTTTACCTGGGAGAACCTGACCTATCAGGTGCCGGTCGAGGACAAGGATGGCAACGTCATCTACAAGACCCTGCTTTTCAACCTCAGCGGGTGCGCCAAGGGCGGGCGCGTGCTAGCTATCATGGGGCCCTCTGGCGCGGGTAAGACAACGCTAATGGGCGCAATCACCGGCAAGCTCTTCAACGCCACCGCACGGCAGGAAGGGTGCTGCTTCATGAACAACAACATTTATCAACAGCGCTACAAGCGCTTGGTGTCGTACGTGTGCCAGGACGATATTGTCATGGGCAAGGACACACCGCGCGAGGCCATCTACTTCTCCGCGCGTCTGCGACTCGGTCTCGACAGTGAAACCGCCCGTCGGCGTGTCGCAGACGTCCTCCAACGTCTCTCCCTGACCAAGTGCCAGGACACAATTCTTGGTATCCCCGGCATTCTGAAGGGCGTCTCCGGTGGCGAGCGCAAGCGTGCCAACATCGGCACTGAGCTCGTCACAAATCCCTttgtggtgctgctggatgAGCCGACGACAGGCCTGGACTCTGTGAACGCCGTGCGCGTCGGTCAACTCCTTCAGGATCTAGCCAAGAACGACATGCGCACCGTCATTGCCACCGTGCACTCGCCATCGTCGGAGCTGTTCGACCTCTTCGACGATCTGCTGCTACTGGCGAAGGGCCACGTCATCTACCACGGGCCCACGGCGGACTCCATCGAGTACTTTGCCTCCCTCGGCTACGACGTGCCACCGCGCACGAACCCGACGGAGTACTTCATGAACCTGCTGCAGTTGCCCGAGGAAATCCTGTCGCAGCTGTGGCTCGCGTGGGAGGACTACGTCATGTCGGATGCGGCGAATGACAACCCGTGCCTGACCCCGGTGACCGGCGTCATAACGCTGACGGACGACTAcctggaggagcagctggagctgAAGGGCGCGAACTTCTGCCTGCAGTTCTCCGAGCTCTTCAAGCGATCGTGGCGCATGTACCTGCGCGACCCCGGCAACTTCTACGGGCGCTCCGTGCAGACGCTCTTCTTTGCCATCTTTATTGGCCTGTTCTTCTTTAACTTGCAGCTGAACCAGCAGGGCGTGCAGGACCGCCTCGGCGCGCTCTACATCACGCTCATGAACAACCTTTTCGGTGCTGCCATGAACGGTATTGCCGCCTTCCCCCCAGAGCGGGCCGTCTTCCTGCAGGAGCAGGCGAACGACGCCTACAACGCGTACACCTACTTCCTCGCTAAGAACATGGCGGAGCTGCCGTGGCAGATACTCTTCCCGACCGTGTTCGACCTCATCGCGTATTTCATGATCCACTTTCACCGAAGCGCCGGTGCCTTCTTTGTGCACTGGTTCATcctggtgctgctcgccaaCTTGGGCTACTCCTTCGGTCTCATGTTCGCCACCTTCTTCAAGCAGTCGCAGGCGGCCTTTGCCATGGTTCCGCTCatcctgctgccgctgttcaTTGTGGCTGGGCTGTTCGCGAACACGGATCGCCTGTACCCGTACTGGGTGTGGTTGAACTACATCTCCTTCCCTCGTCACGCCTACCTCGGCGTCTTCACGAACGAGTTCGAGCGCCTGACGGTCATCTGCGACCCCGTCACGCCCTTGTGCACGTTCCCGGACGGGCAGGCCGTCATCGAGTACATGGGCTTCCAGGGCTGGCACTACTGGCAGACATTCGTCGCCCTTATCTTGTACCAGATCGGCCTGCGCTTCATCGGCGCCACGTCGCTCTACTACCAgggccggcagcgccgcggtaAGCTTCAGTTTGTGAAGAACCTCCGCAACCGCTTCGCCTCGCCGCGCGCCATCGCGTCAGCCCGCAGCAACGACGAGCTGTCCGACGTTCAGTCGACGCTGGTGGGGTCGATTGCGACGCCATCGAACGCGTACAGCACCGGGGTGCCGTCGCCGGTCAACAACCCAGAGAACCATCAGCCGATCTGGGacggcgagagcgagcgTGCGACGCTGGCGTTGCCTGATACGCCGGTGACGTACGTGGAAAGCCCCGTCGACGTGAAGGATATGAAGCCGCGCAAGTACCGGTCGTAA
- a CDS encoding putative myo-inositol-1 phosphatase, whose amino-acid sequence MSISVRSTPAPASSSADTGEISLTEALGVAIEAADKGSRIIWQSVEKRHAAVAAAATFHTTSAPAAGGAASVECESKASATNLVTQHSQQCRETIIRILRQYTEEVQREKPHLRFAFLTEELDPDTPLSDDYTWVVDPIDGATSFLHGLPDCCISIGLTYRKQPVLAVVFTPFISSGVRLTVAAAAVLNVAQKQQQYQHQQMVMSPTLSVTAPAISGTMCGSVGAASLTPMDFKTKMLDEHGTAAAPTTALPPTPPTPPFPSLRAAAAAAASASPHNVPIITHTTPSVVPECNGELFTAIKGFGAFVNGRQIRVNAKVVPTTSVVVFNHPCGVMLSTTEAASPDGAVIRQRKCDAAIDCSMAIREELLRLPVTALRCYGSCAATLAQVAAGRVDAYLEPAGKAWNVCAGSLLVTEAGGVVCNMLGRPLDIAHDTTIVAAATQEMADLMTEKCVRHGFGQYWLVEEE is encoded by the coding sequence ATGAGTATCAGCGTCAGGTCCACCCCGGCGCCAGCGTCGTCATCGGCGGATACGGGCGAAATTAGCCTCACCGAGGCGCTCGGCGTCGCCATCGAGGCAGCCGACAAGGGCAGCCGCATCATCTGGCAAAGCGTTGAGAAGCGACACGCAGCGGtggccgctgcagccacctTCCACACAACCAGCGCGCCTGCAGCCGGCGGCGCGGCCTCGGTGGAGTGCGAAAGCAAGGCTTCTGCGACGAACCTAGTGACGCAGCACAGCCAACAATGTAGAGAGACTATCATTCGCATTCTTCGCCAGTacacggaggaggtgcagcgcgagAAGCCGCACCTTCGCTTCGCCTTCTTGACAGAGGAGCTCGACCCCGACACCCCCCTCTCCGACGACTACACATGGGTCGTGGACCCCATCGACGGCGCCACTTCGTTTTTGCACGGGTTGCCAGACTGCTGCATCAGCATTGGACTCACCTACCGCAAGCAGCCGGTGCTGGCCGTGGTTTTCACACCCTTCATCAGCTCCGGTGTTCGACTCACCgtagcggctgcggcagtgctCAACGTCgcacagaagcagcagcagtaccagcaccagcagatGGTGATGTCTCCGACTTTATCAGTTACTGCCCCTGCCATCTCTGGGACCATGTGTGGCTCCGTTGGGGCCGCCTCTCTCACCCCCATGGACTTCAAGACCAAGATGCTGGATGAGCACGggactgccgctgcgccgacAACCGCGCTGCCCCCAACGCCTCCAACACCGCCGTTCCCTTCGTtgagggctgctgctgcagcggcggcttctGCATCGCCACACAACGTACCCATCATCACGCACACCACGCCGAGCGTCGTGCCGGAGTGCAACGGCGAGCTCTTCACGGCCATCAAGGGCTTTGGTGCCTTTGTCAACGGGCGGCAGATACGCGTAAACGCCAAGGTTGTGCCGACCACGTCGGTTGTGGTGTTCAACCATCCTTGCGGTGTGATGCTGTCGACGACCGAGGCGGCCAGCCCCGACGGCGCGGTCATCCGTCAGCGCAAGTGCGACGCCGCGATCGACTGCAGCATGGCCATacgcgaggagctgcttcgcctgccggtgacggcgctgcggtgctaTGGTagctgcgcggcgaccctcgcgcaggtggcggcggggcgcgTGGACGCGTACCTTGAGCCGGCCGGTAAGGCGTGGAACGTCTGTGCCGGATCGCTGCTCGTCACCGAGGCCGGCGGTGTTGTGTGCAATATGCTCGGCAGGCCGCTGGACATTGCACATGACACGACTATcgtggccgcggcgacgcaagAGATGGCTGATTTGATGACGGAGAAGTGCGTGCGGCACGGCTTTGGCCAGTACTGGCTGGTCGAGGAAGAGTGA